The Pseudalkalibacillus hwajinpoensis nucleotide sequence AATCGGTGTATTGAGTACAACATACCAATTTGGGATATCGTTCGTCTGGATAAAGATACTATTATTCTTTCGCTCTATACTTCTGATGTAAAGAGAATTAGGCCGCACTTAAAGAGGACAAGGTGTAGAATTCGAATTCATGAAAGAAAAGGTTTTCCATTTGTAATTAAAAGGATCATATATTCTAGAGGCTTTCTCAGTGGAGTAATTGGATGTTTAGTATTGATATTCATTTTATCGAACATGGTTTGGTCTATTACAGTAAACGGTGCTACACCTGAAGTGGAGCATAAACTAAAGCAGGCAGCAGTCGAGCTAGGAGTAAAGAAGGGTAAATTTATCTTTCAATTGCCTTCTAATCAAGAGCTTCAGCGCGAGATTACAGAGAGTTTAGAAGAAATTACGTGGGTTGGTGTTAAGCAAAGCGGGACTACCTATCATTTCGAAGTTGTGCAAAAGCAGCTTCCTGAAAAAGAACCTGCGCTAAGTCCGAGGCATATCGTTGCGAATAAGAAAGCGATCATTACAAAAATGTATGTTGAGGAAGGTCAGGCGCAGGTAGAGGAAAACACATATGTCAAACCGGGTCAATTGCTTATTTCAGGCTTTATTGGAAAAGAAGATAAGAGTGAACTTGTTCCTGCAAGAGGCGAAGTTTATGGAAAGACGTGGTATGTAACTGATGTTTCCATTCCACTTGA carries:
- the yqfD gene encoding sporulation protein YqfD; the encoded protein is MKEYLRELFSGFVRIKVVGSYSELFINRCIEYNIPIWDIVRLDKDTIILSLYTSDVKRIRPHLKRTRCRIRIHERKGFPFVIKRIIYSRGFLSGVIGCLVLIFILSNMVWSITVNGATPEVEHKLKQAAVELGVKKGKFIFQLPSNQELQREITESLEEITWVGVKQSGTTYHFEVVQKQLPEKEPALSPRHIVANKKAIITKMYVEEGQAQVEENTYVKPGQLLISGFIGKEDKSELVPARGEVYGKTWYVTDVSIPLESTFQTNTGESETKYAIGLFGLRIPIWGFSKPDFEHYEELKRETDFHFLKWEIPIAFQTTEVLATKEVTRKYTEKEALNAARSVSREDILNKTSKEAEIKEEKILHHEVENGKVNVKIHYEVIEEIGKDIPIIQGD